The sequence TTGCCTTCCTTATCCAAATCATCTTCTCAGTGGTTGAGAAAACCATCTTATCtatccttttgcttttattgtgcCTCTTATGGGCTTGAAAAACCCTTACTTTTTTAATGCAACTTGTTATTTAACCATTTCTAGTTGCTGAAGTGCTATTTTTGCCATTGTTTAGCTTAATGACAGGTTTAAAACATGAATTGTGTACAcagagaagtatttttttcatgtttctacTCCACCTAGACAAAGGATTGTGCACCCAAAGTGAAGGTTTTGAACTTCTACCCACTCTAAGAAGTGCTTTACATGCAACAATCAACTAAGTTAACCTGTTAACCAGAATGACATCCTAAATGCATTCTGACCTTCTAGGCAAATTAAGTCCATGTAGCATATTTGCCCTGTTTCTGTCTGTAGGGGAAAGGTATGAATCccattttaatgttttgagTTTCATATCCCTtctgttgcatttttcttctaatcATGAACAGAAGAGTTCAGACGAGTCTCTTATGCCAGTCAACAGGCTGCCTACTAAGGAAGCAACCTTATTCCAGTAAGCAGTGAAGCTGGAAATAATGAAGGTGCTGatgtgaggaaaacaaaacacttgtACTGATGCTTTTTTCCTAGAATGTGGAGAGGAAAATAGGAGATATGCTTTAACAACTGTGTGTTTATGACCCTTTTGAAGAAGATTAAACCACATTGAAAGGTTCATAAAAGTAGCAGGCTGCAATATTATGTTCTGAggctgtaaaataaattttaaaaaatgaatagtTAAAAAAGTTCAGTCCTGATAGCAGCACTATAAGTGCAGAAAATTAGTTCTGTGTTCGATTTCAGCGGAAGAAAGAGCTGTAAGTAACATAGAGGGTGTTATTTCAATAATTTAGATCACAGTAAATATGGCTAATCAATCTTTTTTCATGGTAGCAGCACTAAAATTATACATATGAGGAAAATATAAGAAAAGTTTAACAGAAGCTAGAGAGTTGGTCTACTAGATAGTTGGTTTAACTGAAGCTAGATAGTTGGTTTCTACTATAACAtttgaaactggaaaaatttgttttaattgaaGTTGTTTACAGATAAGTGCTGCAAATGTATCTTTTTTCCACTGTATATTTGGAATCTTTGTTTTGAGGTCATAACTTCTGTGAACGGATGGTGAACACAGACCTTTCCAAAAGCAGGTACTAGAAACTTTCAAGCCCTAGCTTACTGGGGAGCTTTTTTCACTTGGGCTGTTAACCACTTCCTTCTTACAGGAGCTGACTGCTTTGCTGTACAGCAAAGCATCATTCTAATTCCATTTGAATAGTTAAAATAGTTCTGGGAGTGTGTGTTCAGATAGCTGTGCTTAAAGGTACTGCATGGTTGAAATCCATAAGTGTGTTAGTCACAGTCTAATGGTCATGATAATGCTCATCAGTAGTGAGGTATAAAACCAAAATAGTGACCGTGATAcagcctgcctgcctgtctGCACAGGGGTCACAAAATCTGTTGTGGCATTTTCATCAGTTTTGCATCATCAGTGCCGAtccagtttttaatttctgaaaatgtgattGTGATATGGTATGAACTTGGGGTCCAAGAATctggaattttcctttctttgaatTGAGGAATTCCAAATTCATAGAAAGCTTCCAAAGAAGCTTCCAACTTTTGGTAAGAAGTATGTGGAAGTAATTCCTGCTACATTAATTTGGGACATTCTCTTCAAATTGCTCCTGAGATGATTTACAATTAATACtaagcaaaataattaataagTATTTGGAAGTATTACTTGTCAAATATACTGATTTAGACAAcatttgctgaaataaatgagTAGCTAAAGGCTGTTGATGAGGTAAAAGTTGTGATTCTGAAACATAGACTGAAGTATTTACAAATAAGTAGTTAATTTGATGAACTGGTAAATCCAgtgtgaaaattaaatataattaacaTGTCCCAAATATAACTTCCTAACTTTTTTCCTAACCTTGTATTAGGTACACAGTCCGATGTTGTTGAGTAACTACTTAAGCACAGAGTGATAAGTGAAAGGTCTCCTGAATTATGATTAACTTCTTGTAAATCAAGAATAATAGTTTATCTTTGACCGCTTCCTACTATCCCCCCCCCACCATTTTCCTCATGGAAAGCTGTGCCCCTCTGCCATTTGTGTTGATGTAATGAAGATGCTTTACTTACAGAGATGGGACAGGGCGTTTAATCCTCACAGCTGTCACCTCCCGGTCACTGTCCTCCTGCTCGAGCTTGTCCTCTGCTTCCCCATAGCCACTGTCCTGGGCATCCAAGCTGTCATCACggcacttcagcagcagctctcccttgGCCCCATCTTTGTCCTCGTCTTccatctgctcccagcccttggTCATCTCTGATACCACATTTGAACACTTTCTCCTTATGTTTGAAGGTAATTTGTTGCTACGAATTTTGTCAATAGCATTTGATTCTTCTTTGAGTTTGGTCATCTCGGAGCTGCTGTTGTTGTTCTCATATCTTTCACTGAGGAGGCTGACATTGCCTCCTCGTTCATATGCTTTGCTGACAACTGTTTTGGTCACCTCTTTGCTTTTAATGCTGAATATTTTGAGGTCTTCATCTGAttcccttgattttttttctgcatctgttACTGTCACCGAATCCTTTGCTAAGgatttttcatcatctttttctTGGTCCCTCTTGACAGATGGGATTTGCCATTTTTCAAAAGAACTTTCTTGTACAGGCTGAGCTGATGAGCTTTCTGCAGTGGGTACCCATCCAGAGGGCTCTTGCTCTTGCTTTACATGGTGGTCAGAtgcccactgctgccagcctcGTGCCAAGCTGAAGACCTGGCTGGCCATCCGGATCTTGTGGACAGCCCTTCTCACAGGAGCAGCACTCGGCTTTTCTTCGGGAGCCATGCTGCTGTCTGCTGCCATCCTGGCTTCTCCCCTCCTTCTGCTCAGCACCTTCTGAATGGGCTTCCTGAAGTGAATAATGCCCTCTGAAGAGGGCCACACAGATTTAAATAGAAGCAGGAGCAGTTGATGCCTATGGAAAATATGTGACATGCTTCTCACAAAGATAGAGTATCCTCACTGTTGCagaagtctttttttaaaacacagggTTACATTTCATCACAGCAGATGAATGATGCATGATGTAAACAGTGTGACACAGACCTGTTCTGGAAATAGTGGGAAAGTAACAGGTCCTTTAGTCCCCCTTCCCTGGGACTGCTGAATTTCCAGTTTGTTGGCAAGGGTCTTGTTCTTTTGCAAATGCAGCACTTGGTTTAGAGATGCTGATGAGAGTGACTGAAAATGCTATATGTGAAGGGCCGTCAGTGGCTAGGAACTTTGGCCAGAGTGGACACTCCTCATCATCACAACAAAATAGCGGCCCTTGTCATGGAGTGTGAAGCCAGAAGCAAATTATGACTGAGAAATGCTTAGAAAAATATACCGGATTTTTTCTTATTGCTCATGTGTCCAAGGAAATCGAggtttgttaattttttaaaaggtatttatgTGTTCTCTTCCCAGTCATTGTCTATTAATGTCTCTTTAGAACGTAGCTTCATGGGGGGCCTGGGAACACTATCATGTTTGGTGTCAGCACCAAGGAAGAGGGAATCACTCTGTCTGGGGATCAGTACAGTAACTCTGACTTGATCAGATGGATCAACAATCTCAAAGTTTTAGGggtttgagaaaataaaatataacctATTTAATTTCTCACTGCTTTTTCAATTGAATTATATACAGCATAATTATGTTTACTGTGTACAATATagaaaaaatcagtttttctagGAAACCTTATGATTTTTTCATTCCAGAGGACTTCCTAGGGTGAGTTCATGATTGAACTTGTAAAATTGTTTAGTGAATTGATACATCCATTGTTGCATGgtaataaacatttttctgagATACAGTCCTGTGATATCTTATTTCTTAGTATAGTGTTTCCTAAATAGGAATGGAAAATGTCATTGCTTTTTCAATCCATCATACCTTGGAGATTACAGGATGACCTGTGGCACTTGCCATGTGGTGCTCTGAGGCACTCAGAACTTCAAGGAATTCTGCTGGCTTTGTTGGTCTTACATCAGCGATAAATATGGACTCTCATactctgcctttttttaatcttctctcTGTTAAAGGCTGGACTGTTTGAAGTAGGTCAGATCATATTTAGCTCTTGATTAATGCTATAAGAGTACATCATACCTTTGACTTCCATGTAGAATTCCTCATTAATCTATGGAGTAATTTCCTCTTCAAAACTGATGACATAATGTAAGTTAGTGTTGCTATTAGATATTTActcatgcttttattttagaaaaaaatgtgtcaCCTCTGTGTACTGTACAGTCTCAGCTATTGCCCACTGCGTCACATCTGTGAGATGACATTGTGAGATGTACCCATACAATTTTATTAAGGAACATTTGTCACCAGACAtttattttggggtaattttaaGGCTAATCAGGAGTGAGACTTCCTTGTGCTTAGAATTTACACATGTTCATGCAGGCACACGGGGGGGTGTATGCTCCCTAAAATACAAGGAAGAggcaagcaaaagaaaataatgcacATGCAGAATAGGAGTATTACACCAGTTCATTCTGTCAATCTGTGTGGTTTCTGGAGTGTAAGAGTGGCTGAGGCTTCAAGAATGAGCTGAAAGCTAAATACAGATAAAGGATCAGGCTAAGGAAGGAGTGCAGTGAAACAAGGGACTGTGGAAGGCCAATCCTGAAGCATAAGGTGATTGAGATTCCTGTTAAAAGGCAGGGTCAGCTCCACCTCCATGTGTCCTGGATGGATCCTCTTTTACCTGCTCTTAAAGACTACCAGGAGTAGATACTCCCCACTGTCTAGGGAATCTATTCAACTGGTTAATTGGCTGTATTTTGCAATCAAAGGCCTCTTCTCAGTTTATTACTGCAAATATTCTTGAGGTTCTTGAACACTTTTGCTCTagtaaaatatttgcaagtaGTTGTATTGAAATTCATGGCACTGAAAAGTAATTGCATTCCTGAGGAATGTTTAGAAATTATAGCACATTTCAAAGAAGTCGTTAATATAGAgacttctggtttttttcctaacagaCTTGACCTTGTAGTATACTGGTCATAGTCCTACCATCTTACTGCTTACCTAGTTTAGAGAAATGACAATAAAATGTTACAGACGAATGAAAACCACCAAGATTACTGATCTAAACTACTATTAAATCCATATTGCACAACAATATGTTAAACAAATGTTTAGTTTAAATTGGTCGCTGTATTAATATGAAGTGTTATCACAGACTTGTCCAAAGTGCCAGTGAAACTTTGATATAATTATTCTGAGGATAACTATCTTTATAATTCTTAATTTGAGAGTGTACAATGATGTTGCCTTGAATGTGTTAAATGTTGTCTCATTTTATATGGTAGTGCTGCCAGCAAGAAGTTAATTATAAATTAGGTCCAAATCATCCAGTGGTATTCATACTTCATGTGTTGTTTACTTTGCAAATGTTTTATTGCAGTAAGGTTAGAATTTATTACTTCATGGTTTCATGTTTTTACTCTTAATCAGCCTAGCTTACATTTCTGCATGTAATTTCCCTGCTGTGACTTTCACAAGCCAATAGCCAGCCCTAAAGGCACAGGTACGTTTTAGGCAGGCTGAACCCAAACACATTTTCTATGTGTCTTCCACACATCACAAGGTCACAAAATGCACTCTAAATGCTTAGAAAGGCTGTGTGAGGGTGACTGTCACAGGCTTTCACAAGTTCAGCAACTATCCTTGAGGCCAGAGTGGAGGGACCATTTCTTGCAGAAGATCTATAGGAGAAAAGGTAATTGGAGAAAGTATTAACTTTGATGAGCAAGCTTGACACATGCTGAAGTTgtaaattcccttttcccttgaCCATGGCTGCCTAAACTCCTGCgatttaatttctttgacaCCTTTAGACAAGTCTGCACATGTCCCTAAGACCTTGTTGCTGCTTGTGGATTGCTGCATTTCACATAATATCCCTGACTTCCTGAATCCAAAGTTGTGAAGGACCAGCTGAGGGAATGCCAGTGTCAGAGATAAAAGTTTTTGCTGTGTGAtggtttagttttgttttccccccaGATGGATTTTTCCCTCTATGGTTATAAACtgtttaaaaatcctttcattttctctttgctgtagAAGACTAACAGTGTCTGGGAGATCAGTATGCCaaactatttttgttttgtttaaggATGATTATCTTTAAAGGTAGAACTGGATCCTTCATACATTACTTTACCTTGTCAGACACTGACATAAGTTATTCAATGTTTTTGATTCCaaggaatttaattttgaacCAATTGTAAGTGTATGAAAGATGCTGTCTTCCTCCCCAGAGTTAGTGGTGAATAACGAAAACAAGATGTGTTTCTTTCCTAAGTATAACCAGCTGCCATTATCAGGAATCTCAGGAATTCTTCTCACCATGACACAGTTAAAGTACATTGTGTCATAACATCATACATTACCAGTTATCACAGGAAACCTGTAAAAAGAGTTTGAGTTTGGGATTTCCTTATTTTTAGAGTTCACATCAAACAAATTCCTTCTAACAACAGCAGTGAGCAACTGTGTCTCATTCAGCATGCAGCCTCATGGACAATTCAGGTGTCTGAGCTCCAAGAAATGGATGCCCCTGAGCCTTTGGACTGGGTCGTGTTGAGCCAGTAACGGAAAGAAATACGTGCATTCATTGGTGCAGTTTTTTATAGTTGCATCCTATATCTGGCTACAGCCTTTTTTGTACAACTGAAATTGTGTTTTAGTGAAAAATTATCCCTGTGTAATAATGACATGGAATTTTGAGTTTGCATTTGATTATGTGTCATCAGGATTCAACTACATGAGAGATCAGGGCTTATCCATGACCTAGCATGGCATCACTgctctgtgaagaaaataaatccaacaAACTGCCAAGAAAACCCTGGTCAGAACCCAGCCTGACAGACTCTTATTTGTGGAAGGGTaatggggagagggaagatgCACTATCCAgtagcagcagctgcagcaattTGTGGAGTGGAGCCCCAAAGGTCCTCTACCCCCAGGGTGAGATAGATTTAAATGCAAGTCACCCAAGTAATAGAAAACAGCCCTGCAGATTCTCAGCTGGCTGAGGATGAGATTTCAGCACAATTTTTCCCTGCAGTCTGGTAGAGGGACCTGGCTGTTAGAGCTGACACAAACCCAATTCAGGGCGGGTTTACATGCATCCGTGGATCTTCAAGTTCCTCCCCAAGCTCTGCTACTCAAGTGACAAAACTCTTCACTGTCTTGTAAAGGTGTCCTCACATTTCAGAAGATGAAAACTAAGATTGGGATATGGAGCCTTAAAGCCCTTTGGCATACTTTCCCTACTTTTTCATATAGTGACCACAGCTTTT comes from Camarhynchus parvulus chromosome 2, STF_HiC, whole genome shotgun sequence and encodes:
- the ABRA gene encoding actin-binding Rho-activating protein produces the protein MAADSSMAPEEKPSAAPVRRAVHKIRMASQVFSLARGWQQWASDHHVKQEQEPSGWVPTAESSSAQPVQESSFEKWQIPSVKRDQEKDDEKSLAKDSVTVTDAEKKSRESDEDLKIFSIKSKEVTKTVVSKAYERGGNVSLLSERYENNNSSSEMTKLKEESNAIDKIRSNKLPSNIRRKCSNVVSEMTKGWEQMEDEDKDGAKGELLLKCRDDSLDAQDSGYGEAEDKLEQEDSDREVTAVRIKRPVPSLASRLSEEARSKARRKCSAVHSLKDRWQEWADQHIITQKLNPFSEEFDYDLAMSTRLHKGDEGYGRPKEGTKTAERAKRAEAHIHREIRDLCFIIESMAKPRPDGKIQVTFGELFDRYVRISDKVVGILMRARKHGLVDFEGEMLWQGRDDNVIITLLK